From Argopecten irradians isolate NY chromosome 2, Ai_NY, whole genome shotgun sequence, the proteins below share one genomic window:
- the LOC138313311 gene encoding mucin-2-like yields the protein MTHDTSVPNSDCIVTPLTHDTSVPNIDLTVTPLAHDISVPNIDCTVTPLTHDTSVPNIDCSVTPLIHDTSVPNSECTVTPLKYDMSVPNSDCTVTPPTHDTSVPNSDCTVTPPTHDTSVPNIDCSVTPLTHDMSVPNSDCTVTHLTHDTSLPKSDCTVTYMKQDTSVPNSDCTVTPLTHDTSVPNIDCTVTPLTQDMSVPNSDCTVTYLTHDTSVPNSDFTVTPLTHDTSLPKSDCTVTYMKHDTSLPNIDYSDSTVTHLTHDTSLPNSDCTATSLTHNTFVPKIDCTVTPLTNITSVPNSDCTVTPLTHDMSVPNSDCTMTSLKHDPSVPKRDCTVTPLTQDMSVPNSDCTVTHLTHDTSLPKRDCTVTYMKQDTSVPNSDCTSTPLTHDTSVPNIDFTVTPLTHDTSLPKSDCTVTYLKHDTSVPNSD from the exons ATGACACatgacacgtctgtaccaaatagtgactgcatagtgacacctctgacacacgacacgtctgtaccaaatattgacctcacagtgacacctctggcGCACGACATATCTGTACCAAATAttgactgtacagtgacacctctgacgcacgacacgtctgtaccaaatattgACTGCTCAGTGACACCTCTGatacacgacacgtctgtaccaaatagtgaatGTACAGTAACACCACTGAAATACGACatgtctgtaccaaatagtgactgtacagtgacacctccgacacacgacacgtctgtaccaaatagtgactgtacagtgacacctccgacacacgacacgtctgtaccaaatattgACTGctcagtgacacctctgacacacgacatgtctgtaccaaatagtgactgtacagtgacacatcTGACACACGATACATCTTTACCAAaaagtgactgcacagtgacataTATGAAACaggacacgtctgtaccaaatagtgactgcacagtgacacctctgacacacgacacgtctgtaccaaatattgactgcacagtgacacctctgacacaagacatgtctgtaccaaatagtgactgtacAGTGACATATCTGACACACGatacgtctgtaccaaatagtgattttacagtgacacctctgacacacgacacgtctttACCAAaaagtgactgcacagtgacataTATGAAACACGACACGTCTTTACCAAATAttgact ATAGTGACAGCACAGTGACACAtttgacacacgacacgtctctgccaaatagtgactgcacagcgACATCTCTGACACACAATACGTTTGTACCAAAAattgactgcacagtgacacctctgacaaatattacgtctgtaccaaatagtgactgcacagtgacacctctgacacacgacatgtctgtaccaaatagtgactgcacaatGACATCTCTGAAACACGACCCGTCTGTACCAAAAAgagactgcacagtgacacctttGACACAAGACatgtctgtaccaaatagtgactgtacagtgacacatcTGACACACGATACATCTTTACCAAAacgtgactgcacagtgacataTATGAAACAGGACACGTCTGttccaaatagtgactgcacatcGACACCtttgacacacgacacgtctgtaccaaatattgactttacagtgacacctctgacacatgACACATCTTTACCAAaaagtgactgcacagtgacgtATCTGAAACatgacacgtctgtaccaaatagtgactga